GTGATGAGCCACAATTAGTAAACCATCACCTGCTACTACCACCCCTATggtcaaacatggtggtggcggtaTCATGTTATTGGAGTGCTTGTCTGCAGCAGGGATGGGAAAACTAATCCAAATAAGAGGAATCATGAATGTAACCTAATAGAGAAGGTCTTTGTAAAAATACGTTTTTGTGAGTGCACATGACCAGAGCGTTTATCAGCACCATAATGACCCGAAGCACACAGTTAGCATGACTTGAGTGATTTCAACACAAGTCATTCTGGTTGTCCTTCAGTGGCCCAGTCAGAGCTCAGACTTCTACCCCACAGAACACATACAAAGCTTGTAGAGTCTTAACCAAAAGTGTAGTTGCTGCTAGAGGGTACTGAATTTCTGGTCTTTTATAAATGAGAGAATACggttttagatttttcaaaaatattgacAGTTTTAGATTGTTTAAAACTAAATAGAGCTCTGCCTACcaaattaaaaagtatttttttgtttggatttattattttttgtttgagtcAATGTTGTAATCTTTCTTGTCGGTACCAGAACAGGAATTGCATATCTTTCACTCAAAGGAATGTAGCAAGACTGGAAAATCACTTTCCTGCAAATCTAGCTTTTAAACCAAAAAACTTACAAGATGTGTGGTTTTGGGTCAATATAATCACCTTTATTATAGGACTTAATccatttaatattgttttttgtattaatttcatttctttttttgtgtgtgtgtgccacatTTCTTTCTCAGAAGCTAAAAGCCACGTTAAGCCAGCAGCTTCCTCAGGTAACCAATGGAGATGGTGGTGAAATCCAAAGCAGTGCTGTAACCCACACTGCCGCTCCTCCTTCTCCTGTCCCGACTCCGACTCCAACTCCAGCCCCGACCGCCGTCCTATCTCCCGCTCCACCTCCAACTCCTCACCTGCCCACGACTGAGGAACCGTCTTCCCATTCCCTTCAGCAGCCAGCCACCTCCACCACAGAGACACCTGTAAGTCTTCACCACTAGTGTTTATTAGGGACAGTTATTCCTAATAGTGTTTCACCAATGTCCCACAGAAGAGACGTGTTTTGTGCATCTTAAATCTGTGGGTATGTGAGcgtgtgttgttgtttatcaCAGCATTTTATCAAGAGCATTACATCACATTTATTGGCATGTTATTTAGTGAAATGTGTCTGAGACGTTCAGACGGGTGTCATGTACAGCAGGGCTAGACTGTTAGATGAAATACCAGATTTGCAATACACTTTATTTGCTCCTTAATCAGATAGTCTCTGATCAAATTGTTTTCTTACTACTAATTTAGGCAATATTTTAGTACAGCAGTGACAGTGCCCCTGCAAAATAGTGTTGAGGGGAAACTGTTTTGGTAGAACATGAGTggaaattaacacatttttttttatataatcaGTGGGCAGACAtgccaaaatgttgaaaacatgtaaatcTTTACAACCATTTACCAAAAGAACCAAGCAAGCCTGCCTTGTTGCTTGATCCAGCAGGTAGTTTTCTAGCATGGAAATTGTTGTTTCCAGCAAAAgggattttaaaaacaagaatatgCCAATAGCAGAAGGTAAGAAGAATGCCGTGTGACATAGGAGGACAATGAAAGGCTTATACTTATACTAATTCAGATTATAGACGGCCAACCCCAAGTATTGTGTCTTTACAACTATAAAAGAAATTCAGTTATTACCCTAGACCTCATGTACAGTCGTATTATTGTGGATTGTCAGTCATCACTTAAGAATAATTTGTGGCTGAATTGAAACCATTTGTAGCCACGACATTATAATATCACAGTTATTTTAACAAGATGAATCTGGATTTTCTATCACATCTTTCTGTGTCTAAACTGATATCTCAAATCAATATATAGCGTTCTGTGTGACGACAGCTTTATATTGATGTCAGATTACAAATGTGGTGGTGGGGtatattattcttattgttagcattgttgttgttgttgttgttctacAGGCTTCCCCAGCTCCCCCTGCACCAAACCCTCCAAGCACAGGGGGTCGGCGGCGCAGAACCACAAGCGAAGACCCCGATGAGAAGCGCCGCAAGTTCCTGGAGCGGAACAGGGCTGCAGCTTCTCGCTGTAGGCAGAAGAGGAAAGTGTGGGTCCAGTCTTTGGAGAAGAAAGCTGAGGATCTCAACTCCATGAACGGACAACTACAGGTGCTTTTTACATCTTCCTCTCAGCTACTGCATGTAACAACTGCTTCTtcgtctgtctttgtttttgcgCTCAAAAGCATCGGTGTGCCGGCctgtgtatgtatgcatgcCTGCCTGTGTCTATTTATCACTGTGTGTTGTTGGTGTAAACGTGTGTACACAGACTTTTCCCTTCTGTGGTGATGAAGTCATTAAAGCCGATTAAGAAAAGCTGCCGTGTGACAGCAGCGGTGTGTGAGCCCTTTACATCGATATGTCCCTGTCAATAAAGATGTATCCTCCAGATGTCAGCCGCACACAAGCGTGTCTTCGCTTCTGTCTCAGCAGTTTACTGAATGGCCTCAAAAATCTCCTAGGGAAAGGTGTCTTTTTGAACCTTCATTTTGCTAGAAGCAATTAGGATCTGATGCTGACAAGTTCGAAACAGTTCATGTATCTGCTGTCTCTGTTGATAAGTGTGAGCCGGGGGTGCGGCACATCGGTGTTCCAGACAATTAAATGAGATGTGGTGTTTATTTGCTCACTGTCTTATTTTTCTATGAAAGCAGAGTAAGATGCGCAGGGTGGAGGAGGGGATACACAGCAGTGGAGAATAAATAGGTTCACGTTGTTAACACCTGGTTCAAAAACAAGTTAGCACCATTTGTCACAAGTGCACCACCTAAGATTCTATTTAAATAAAGGGAGATGAAAAGGGAAGGATAGACGAGTGCATGGGGTTATAAATAGAAAGAGCTTCACTGTTAGCTACACAGAATAGAACAACATGTGGCAGAGAATAAAAGGGCACTTTATATGAAGGCATTAATCAGCAGTGCAGTTTTTGTAAAAACCCCCACGCTGACATGGCCCAGCTGATCAGCGAAACTGCTTCTAATGATGCACAATTATTTTAACATCATCCTTAACTGGCTTTTTAATGAGGTGTCAGACCAGGCAGCTCACAGAGCCTCCAACATCACCCAAGGCCCATTTGCTCAATTTTCGATTAATTCACAAAGTTAGAAACAAGTTTTAACTCTCAATAGTCCAGCTTATTCTGGTTTAAAATCCTACGTGCAATGCAGTTTGACATGACTGTAGCTGGAGCATCGTTGGCAGCGCTGCTGTCATGCTTTTGGTGTCACCTTTCGGGCAAATGTTCTTCTCTATAATGAATTAGAAGGAGTGATTTAAAAGAGCGCCTGTGTTTATATTGGCTGTAAATGGCAGCAGTCATGGTGGAAGCACAGTGAATACGGTGTTGGCTACACGTGATACACACTccttccagctgtgtttaaatcTGTCTTACAATAGCTCAGCCCTGCCAACACCAGCAAGACTAAACAGATGGAATCAAATAAATTGGCTGCTTTTAGACTAATAGATTAAGCTGCCCATAGTCCTTTaaaggagaagagaaggagCTTAAATCTGCCATTGGGTGTTCCGCAGGCCCCTGGCCGCTCTAAATCCAGTTAAAGTCACCTTCAGTGTAATGTGGCTCTCTTTTACGACATGCAGAAATCCTCTGCTCCCTTGGGAGCAGTAACGACACAAGAGTGTAAATCTCGACAGCATCTACGAAGTTGCACTGACAATCCCAACAGCTCACCTCTGACAAATGTGCTGGTCGCTAGCCAGTGAAGGCCCATAATTATTGCACaggaaaaacataaatgaaGAAGTGCATCATACTTTATTCGGAATTCGTTCATTATTTTGTTACCTTTCCCTGTGTTTGCTGTTTCTTGTGGGAGAAAATATGAGTTTCTCTGCAGCAATGTAGTGGTCATGTGGGCTTACTGTACAGAGGAGGTCTTCAGgatttaaccctctgacccCATTAATAATGGGCATAAGAGAAAAGTTGCAGCAAGGGCACAGCACCACAGTCatgctctgtttgtgtctctctctctctctatatatatatatatatatatatatatatatatatatatatatatatatatatatatatatatatatatatatatatatatatacacatattgggaggtatttttatttgtttattaatatGTGCTTTATGATCGTGTTCAGGCTCAGGTCTCATTGTAGCTGCTTATTTAGGTTCAAACTACAGTTAGAGTGAGAAACTAGCAGACATTCACCCATATTAGCTCATTACAGATATATGTTATCAGCTTAGAAATTGGTTGAAAACAGGACAGAAATGCATGCTGAAAATACATTTGAGATATACATTTTGTCCAGCAGAGAGCACCAACAGTAATTTTTCACATGCAAAATATGCCACTCAGGACATGTGGTCGCAATTCTTTGAATATGTATTTTCCTATAAACGTTGTGGTCATGCTGTAGTttggaaataaagtaaaatcctttGAATTACAGTTTGGTTCATACTTAAAGCGGCTGAAGTCTGACCTCTCTGTAATCTGAACTGTGTGCATCTGCCATCTGTTTGCCTTCATGTTTTCATCTGACATACTTTTTCGCTCTAGAGTGACCATTTTATGTTGTGTCTCCTCTCTCCTTAAGAATGAAGTCACCCTGCTGAGAAACGAAGTGGCTCAGCTGAAGCAGCTTCTTCTGGCTCATAAAGATTGCCCTGTAACCGCCATGCAGAAGAAATCTGGCTATCACAGTGAGTAATGCTCCATTATTCTCAGCCCGAGGCTTCCAGTGaaacatgtctgaaaatgaGCTCCAGCTAACCACTACAAAGACATGTCTCACTTATTACCAAACAGAAAGCGCTATTGACATATTGggttcctgtttttgtttttgaaaaactttGCAAAAGTTTTGGTATTTATGGGTGGTGGTGTTTGAGACAGATTCTCTCTGGTGGTATTGTTGTGGTCCTTTTAGGAGGCCACAGGTGGTATCCACAAGctagcaatgttttttttctcttttgacaCCTAAATAAACATTCGTTAGATGAAGTTAAATGTCGGCTGTATCCTCCAGGAAGGATGTTCAGAAACCgaatgtttgtgtgtcagagCCTGGATTATGAAGCATGATCTTTCTTTTTGTAGCACCTACACACGGTAATTAAAGTGgttatttttaatgtctttagctTACAGTGATCATCTTTATGAATGTTTGAATATATGGGAAGATTCTGCCATTTGCAGCCTCTTCATTTAAATTTCCTGTTGTCAGCCTGTGCTGTACAGTGTCATCACATGGTCTCATTTAGAATCATATCACCTATTTTTCTTCGTTTCCTCGGACTGGGGCTCTGTCACTCTGGTTTTCTGGTCATAACtcaccttccttcacagatGAGCCGGTGTGCGACCAGAACGAGTGCGCTCCCAGCCACTTCTCCACTGTGCTCTAAGCGCCTCTGCTGACTTGTATTGACAATGATTGCCACTGAAATGAGTCCATTAAAGCAGCAAGCTTGACAAGACTGCAGAACATTCTCATTGTGGGGTGTCCACCAAGCTACGCTGTTCATTATGCATTTCTTATTGCTAACCATCCCACAGACATACGTCATGTGCATTATGGGACTGATGGTTTTCCAGGCCAGAGCGGGCTGTCAGAGCCGGGCCTCATTTGGTTTGGTGCAGATTGTTTTTAGCAGGATCTGCAGATGAAATGGGTCATCTTCCTCACATGTTAGCTGAGGATGCCTGTCCTCTCTTCCTAGACCTTTGTGAAGGATGACAGTTGGGGCCTTTTTGGGGAAAAATAGAACCTTATTCAAATAACTCAGTTCATTGGTTTGGTTCATGATGACATGTGTGGTGGGGTTTCAACAAGCTGAGAAGGAAAGCCAATTAATTTGAGAGTGAAAATAGCAGTCTGGTTTAATGACAGAATGAAATAATCCAATGGTTCCCACGGAAACATTCACATTAGATAAGGAGCTGCTTAAACACCACACGTATGCCAGATGTGTTCATTTCAATTGACTGTAAACTGGATGTTTAACTCTGTTTACTGCATATAATTGGATATAATTGCTCTTTTTAGGTTAGTTTGGTCAAGTTTACACTTGTACTTGAAGAAGTTGGACCTTTTATCCATTTATCCACTACTTTTAGCTTTTTCACCATTCATCTAATAGGTATAGAcagttattttctctttttatccATTAATTTTAAGTGTCTACTCCAAGTTTTAACTAAAACTAGGATTTTACACAATCAGATATGGATAAATGATTGACATGGCTACAATTATCCCAAACTTTTAGCTGTGTCAACTATTCATCCATCATATTTACCTCATTAGAGATGCCCACATATATTGAGTcagtatataaatataaaggAAACCAAATCACATTCAGACAGGGAGAgattcatcaataataataataataataataataataataataataataataataataataataataataataataataataataaaaactttattcatatagcaccCTTTAGAGCAgtgttcacaaagtgcttcgactgttaaaacatgcaacacagacaatcaaacGAAATATAGGAGAAAAGTTAGAgcagttaattaaaataaatagtaaaaaaaatgacaataaattaaataattagctAAATTAGCATAACATGAACAAAGTTAactaggcagttttaaaaattaaagaataagattgagggttaaagttagaaattaaaaatcaaaaagtcaGAGAATTAAAATAATCGAGAGACGACATCAGACCAAGGAGCCAGGCAGcgaaaagtaaaataaaacaagagaggacatctaaaataaacaggacataatacacaataaaacactaaaaataattaaaactaaaagtaatcctcacataaaagcaagtctgtaaaagtgggttttGAACTGTATCATTTGTAGTGTTACATCCATTTATATATAACCTTTGCCAGACTAATTCAGCAGTTTAAATGCTACTAAGTACATCTCAGTAGCACTTAAACTGTTGAAACTCCACGACTAATAGCTAACATCTCTGCTCACTTGCTAACTAGTTTCCACGCAGTTTCAGCTACAACACTTTTAATGTAGAGctaattttttctcatttgtttaattcTAATTACTCCTCAGTCTTTCTATTTATTCCCTTCCCCTGCAGAATTACCCCAGGGCACAAGTACCCCCTGGTTGAGAATCACTGAAATAATCCATTTTGCTAATTAGCGAAGCACATTATTTAATTCTGACTGATCCGTGGCCCTCACTCGTGTAAAGAACTCCTCAAGCGCTCTGTTTTTCTCACTGTTACATACCCCTGAAGGCTGCACTGCCCTGCAGACCCTGTAATACCCTTCATCGTCCTGCCCAGGCGTAGCCATGGCAGGTGGAAGGAAATTACCCAGACTGCCCCACAAACAAGCCAGGACATGCTTTGACTTGGCACACCGAGCTGTCCATCTGTTTACAGCGAACCCCACTTCAGAAACCAAGAGAGCAGAAAGAAGCTCGGTCCGCTCAGGGAACCGGAATGTTTCGAGTATTATGATATATCATCCAGCCAACACTTAATGTTGTTAGGAGTAATAATGCTCACTTGAACATGGAGCAAAACCACAAAGCTGATTTATTCTGAGGTTGACCTTCTGCATTGTGAAACGGCGAGGGAGTTTATTGCTCTTTGACATTCACTTGCACTAAATCACACGGTCAAAATCCAGTCAAAAAAGGCAGACGGAGATTCTAACATGAAGACTTTTGTATCgctctttaatttcattttcttgccGTGGAATTTGTATTTCACAATCTGAAATATGAAACCCAGTCATTAATTACAAAGTGCCATAACAAGTGACTTCATATCATTAGCAATATTAATTATCATTGTGCTCCTTATTCTTTTATGAAACAGAGCATGAGAgtggagtctttttttttccatcaggaTCCAATTAATTCAATGCAACTGCCTAACAGCTGGTGGCATTTCGACTCCAAGTCTTCCCTACTCTCCAGTGTGAGCATCATTAAAATCAGGTGCTGTAATCATCTGTCGCTGCAGTAGTTGGCAaggtaacaaaaaacaaatgagaatgcagttaaGGATGGGAAACACTGCCACATGCCCCAGAATGTAATGCACCCTtatgatgtgggtttaaattgACATTGGAGCTTTAATTAAAGGAAGGGGTGCAGAAGTAGCATTATGGGGATTAATGAAACGGTTTGCATACACTACATGCAAATAGCTGTTTTACATCTGATTAGGCCGGTGTGACACAGGCATCCCAAGCCTTCTGGATCGTATCCGGTAAAATGAAACGGCAGGAAAATCCATCACAGGGGTTTAAAAGCGCTTCTTTTTGATGCCTTTGCAGTCTCTGACAAAGATGAGAGCTGCGAGGAGATGTCCGTCCCCAGCAGCCCCCAGAACGAGGCCATCCAGCACAGCTCCGTCAGCACCTCCAACGGGGTCAGCTCCTCCTCCACGACCCCGGCCGTCTCCGCCCCGTCCACCGCCACCACATCAAACCAGAGCACAGAGGAGAGCCAGCCGCGGCGGGGCGCCACCCAGTCTCAGCCTTCAGGGAGTTGATCGTCCCAAACCGTGTCAACGCTGGAGCGCCGTCGCCTCTTCAATCCCCCACCgacagacagaggagaaggGATTCTCTCTCGGTTTCAGTTCGGACCgtcctgtttttaatttattcctgattggtttgatttatttctttGGTCCATTTTGAATTTCATAAGCAatggtttttttaaaaaaatgcaatgttttctctggaattggtgaagacaaaagaacaggCACTTTAGGTGTATGATGTAAAACATGTGGTTCTtaactgtttttgtatttgtgtgactTATTTATTAatcttatatatttttttatttaaaagtgaTCAGCAGAAACGGTTGATCAGTGAATTGTTGGCGACTTTACCAAAGTGTGTTGTGGCTCATTTGTAAtttgtttgcttcttttttgttgttgttgtcatgaaTTTTGTAAGCACTATCTTTATGATGAAGTTAATTAAAGAACagacacttcttttttttttatttgctttttccattttgcacatatttgagAGATAACGGGTTTACTTTGTAGAGGTTTGACAGTCCACACATTAAGTACTGGCAGCTTTTTAGAAGTAGATTTGAATACTGTCACATCACACAAAtgtaaatcagattttaaacttttctgTGAGTGAGATCAGCTGTAGTCGCATCGTGCAGTTTGAATGTTTGAGCTCGCCTCTGCTTGTAAAATAGTCTTACGGAGGCGAGCTGCTTAGAAATGTGTGTTCTTTCATTAACATTCCATCTGTAGTCTGATTGTTCCTGAAGCAGTGATTGTAGGATTGCAGTACCTTTTCCATTACTCAATCATGGTGATGTTGACTTCATTCGGTGCCATTAATGTTTTTGTATAACTGACTTCCGTacatttttaatgcagattAGCTTGAGTTGATTGCTGTTTCTCTCAGATTTTAAGGGTCTCATGAACATATTTGCTCTGTAGAGGAGATTTCTTGCTTTGTATACTGTCTTTGCTTTCCAAGTGACTCTTTCTGGCTTCAGTGTCTAATGCAGAACACTTAAGGACAT
This DNA window, taken from Amphiprion ocellaris isolate individual 3 ecotype Okinawa chromosome 11, ASM2253959v1, whole genome shotgun sequence, encodes the following:
- the atf2 gene encoding cyclic AMP-dependent transcription factor ATF-2 encodes the protein MSDDKPFQCTAPGCGQRFTNEDHLAVHKHKHEMTLKFGPARNDSVIIADQTPTPTRFLKNCEEVGLFNELASPFDHDFKKATEDDIKKLPLDLSPLATPIIRNKIEEPTTIEAHRDSPLPHPESTTNDDKDLSLQPASLPTSTIVHPASLQVPNVLLATSEANVVIQQALPSPTSSSVITQVPSTNRPIVPVSGTFPVLLQLPNGQTMPVAIPASITSSSVHIPTTIPLVRPVTVVPNVPGIPGPPSPQPQPAQSEAKLKLKATLSQQLPQVTNGDGGEIQSSAVTHTAAPPSPVPTPTPTPAPTAVLSPAPPPTPHLPTTEEPSSHSLQQPATSTTETPASPAPPAPNPPSTGGRRRRTTSEDPDEKRRKFLERNRAAASRCRQKRKVWVQSLEKKAEDLNSMNGQLQNEVTLLRNEVAQLKQLLLAHKDCPVTAMQKKSGYHISDKDESCEEMSVPSSPQNEAIQHSSVSTSNGVSSSSTTPAVSAPSTATTSNQSTEESQPRRGATQSQPSGS